Proteins found in one Streptomyces sp. NBC_00461 genomic segment:
- a CDS encoding helix-turn-helix domain-containing protein, with product MLLTTEHLPPEERFAYFREATRHVPEPIDVRSDTADFAARVRMTSFGAIAVTDFTALGPISMEVRRGPRLIRQSDPEGYRLLLGLRGHTGVRQGGREATLGSGDMALYDTSRPLRGWRGVEAGPARLLMVDLPRSLVPVPPDRAARVTAVRITGEVGIPSLLRATVTRMADDTEHYSPAEAVQLSGVLTDLVSLLVAHVSDAPGEPTRDAERRLLMVRIQAFVDHRLGDADLSPATIAAAHHIGARTLHRLFEQHGLTVAGWIRQRRLERCRRDLTTPSLAGQPIGAIARRWCFADGAHLSRAFKAAYGITPGTWRALHHVAGQPDGVSPAWGAAAAGHTCQCADHA from the coding sequence GTGTTGCTGACCACCGAGCATCTTCCGCCCGAGGAACGTTTCGCCTACTTCCGGGAGGCCACCCGTCACGTGCCCGAGCCCATCGACGTGCGCAGCGACACCGCCGACTTCGCCGCGAGAGTGCGTATGACCTCCTTCGGCGCCATCGCCGTCACGGATTTCACCGCTCTGGGCCCGATCTCCATGGAGGTGCGACGAGGTCCCCGTCTGATTCGGCAGTCCGATCCGGAGGGCTATCGCCTGCTCCTCGGCCTGCGCGGACACACCGGAGTGCGCCAGGGCGGACGCGAAGCCACCCTGGGTTCTGGGGACATGGCCTTGTATGACACCTCTCGGCCGCTGCGAGGCTGGCGCGGCGTCGAGGCCGGTCCCGCTCGGTTGCTGATGGTGGATTTGCCGCGAAGCCTCGTTCCCGTCCCACCGGACAGGGCCGCACGTGTGACCGCGGTACGGATCACCGGAGAAGTCGGCATCCCCTCGCTGCTCAGGGCGACAGTCACCCGGATGGCCGATGACACGGAGCACTATTCCCCTGCGGAGGCGGTACAACTGTCCGGGGTCCTCACGGACCTGGTCAGTCTGCTCGTGGCCCACGTCTCGGACGCTCCGGGTGAGCCGACCCGCGACGCCGAGCGGCGCCTGCTGATGGTCCGGATCCAGGCATTCGTCGACCATCGGCTCGGCGATGCCGACCTGTCCCCGGCCACGATCGCCGCCGCCCACCACATCGGTGCCCGGACCCTGCACCGGCTGTTCGAGCAGCACGGGCTCACCGTGGCGGGCTGGATCCGGCAACGCCGCCTGGAGCGCTGCCGCCGCGATCTGACCACACCCAGCCTGGCCGGTCAGCCCATCGGCGCGATCGCCCGACGGTGGTGCTTCGCCGATGGCGCCCACCTGTCCAGGGCGTTCAAGGCGGCTTACGGCATCACACCCGGTACCTGGCGCGCACTGCACCACGTCGCTGGCCAGCCCGATGGTGTCAGCCCGGCCTGGGGAGCGGCGGCTGCCGGCCACACCTGCCAGTGCGCCGACCACGCGTGA
- a CDS encoding YcxB family protein, whose product MDITLVIEPDPRRTLRISRYLVRPLFLKLACVSVVGDVLIVSVTGGLHGVFSIALMISTPVILGLVLEWRARLGVRYIRRSRMTAELTEDSLRLSLPDRSSNWRWAAVQRVVDHRDAWLLKLSTHQALILPKEAFTDQQRAEFLAFAERKGFLVAAVASTRSRL is encoded by the coding sequence TTGGACATCACACTCGTCATTGAGCCGGATCCGCGGCGTACGCTGCGGATCTCGCGCTACCTGGTGCGGCCCTTGTTCTTGAAACTCGCCTGTGTGTCGGTTGTCGGAGACGTGCTCATCGTCTCCGTGACGGGTGGGCTGCACGGCGTCTTCTCGATCGCCTTGATGATCTCGACACCCGTGATCCTCGGGCTGGTTCTCGAATGGAGAGCAAGGCTGGGAGTGCGGTACATCCGGCGAAGCCGCATGACCGCCGAACTGACGGAGGACAGCCTCCGATTGTCACTTCCCGACCGGAGCAGCAACTGGCGGTGGGCAGCTGTCCAACGTGTTGTCGACCATCGCGACGCGTGGTTGCTGAAGCTGTCCACACATCAGGCCCTCATCCTGCCCAAGGAGGCGTTCACCGATCAGCAGAGGGCTGAGTTCCTGGCGTTCGCCGAGAGGAAGGGATTTCTGGTGGCGGCCGTCGCATCGACTCGCTCACGCCTGTAA